The DNA region GAAGGCTGGCGCGCCTCACTCGATGTGAACCGCGTGCTCATCAAAAACAAGCTGTCGGTCCGCGCGAGCTACGCTTACCAACACACGGGTTTCATTCGTAAGCCCGCCGAAGAAGACGCCAAACGCCTCAGCTTCCAGATCAAAGCCCAGCCCTTCAAGAGCACCACCATCTCCGCCTCTTACTACGGCTACAAAAACACCGCCGTCCGCCCCAACTACACGACCCCGCGCGATTATTACACCGATTGGGTCGAAGCCGGTAAGCCAGGCTGGAACCCAGCAACCGGCTACGTGACGCTTAACGGCCAACAACTCGGAGCTGGCAACCTTCCGAGCACCGGAAGCAATCCATACACCGCCGCCCCTTCGTACTTCACCGGCGGTTCAGAAAGTCGCTCCCCTTTCCTGATCGGCGCTCCCGGCGAACCCATTTATTGGCTCAGACCCGCCTATACTGCGGCTGGCTCGTTGGACCCATACGCCAATACATCCCTCCCCACGACACCCACCAGCAATCTGCCGTTGAGAATAGGCTTTTTGACCACCGGTCCGTCCGACACCTACACCGCCACGCAACAGCCGCTCTATAACTCCGTGGCTCGCCCCATCAGCGACAAATCGATCTACGATTGGACCAAGATCAACCTCGCCGGCAACAGCAAGGCCTGGGACGACGTCGATACCTACCTGATCCAGCTCGACCAGTTCGTCCTCAACACGGCGAAACACACCCTCGCGTTTCAGGGCGCATATATGCGCGAAGACGCCAAGCGCCTCGAGAACCAGCCCATGGGCCCGGCCAGCGTAAACAGCAACGTCGGCCAGCTTCAGGTCGACGTGAACACCCACTTCCTCGATGGCACTCCCAATCCTTACTTCGGCCGCCCTTATCTGCGTAGCAGCGAACCCTATCTGCGCGATAAACCCATGCTTTGGGATACCTACCGCGCCCAAGGTGCCTACCGCATCGACTTCTCTCAAGACCGAGGCTGGAGCAAGTGGCTCGGCACCCAGCAACTCCTCGGTTATTACGAATACAAAGATCAGCAGAACCGCACTTACAACTACCGGCACACTGCCGTGACCTTGGACAACGCTTGGCTGCAAAACTATGCCGCCCTCAACGCCCCGCTGGGACTCCAATCGAATGGCAATGCCCGGGCTCAGTATCTTGCTGTTGCCGTCCCTCCAAACATCGGAGCGTTACAAGTCGGCACCAACTACCCCCGTCTCAATGAACAATACTATGTCGGCAGCACGCCCGGCGGCGGTATCGAATACGCCCCCAATTATTTCCCCGAAGGCGCGAGAGTTCCTTACATCTGGGGCTCTCCCGGCGCGATGAATAGAGACGTTACCACCATCGGTTGGAGCCCCGTTTTCGGCGGCGGCCTCAACAACGTCAACACGCGCATCAAGACCATGGGCGGCGTGCTCCAGAGCACCTTCCTCGGTGGTAAACTCGTCGGCACTTATGGTCTCCGTGAAGACGAAGTGTTCGATCGCAACGCTCCGCTGGCTCTCCTCACCCCGGATCTTCGAGGCTTCGATTTCGGCGTGTCCAACCAATGGACCAGCGACTGGCGTAAAGCCGCAGGCAAAACGAAAACGCTCTCAGTCGTGGCTCGTCCCTTCCGCGATATCCCATTCCTCAAATCCCAAGTGAGCAACGGCAGTGGCGTCGGCAAATTCCTTTCTGAAGTGGTTACCAGCTTCAGCCCGACCTACAACAAATCGGATAACTTCATCGCCCAAGGTCCGGCTTACGACCTCTTCCTCAAAAAGCTCCCCAATCAAACCGGCACGAGCAAAGACATCGGGTTCTGGATCACCGCGCTCGATAACAAAATCTCCATTCGCTACACCTACTACGACACCAAGCAGCTCAACCTCCGCGACGGTGACATCTCGACGATGGCCCAGCGCATCCTGCGTTATGAAGGTTTCGTCTCGAACGACGCCTGGAACCTCAGAAAACAGGCCACCGCCTGGCTGAATAACGTCGGCACCGGCGGCACCGCCAGCGATACCCAAATCGCCGCTGCCATCAATATGCCTCTCGCGCAGTACCAAGGGTTGCAGACCATCGGCGCGAACGGCACCTATGCCGCGGTCAACGATGTGCAGGCCAAAGGCCACGAAGTGGAAATCAACTACAACCCCACCCGTCATTGGACGGTGAGCGCCTCGGTCACCAAGGGCGAATCGATCAACACATCCGCCGGTGCCGCTGTCGACGACTACATCGCCGCCCGCATGGCCACTTGGACCACCCTCGAGGACCCGCGCTACCGGCTCGTGAGCACCGCGCCGTCCGGCGCCAATACGATCGCAACATACAGCACCACGCTGACGGGAGGTACCTTCAACGTTACGTACTCGGACCCAACTCTGGTGATTCCTAACGGCCCCAATGGAAATCTCCTTTGGTGGCGCATTCTCGGCACACCCTTCAGCTCGGGAGCCACGAATGGCGGCTACAACGGCACCAACTCCGCCGCCTCG from Nibricoccus aquaticus includes:
- a CDS encoding TonB-dependent receptor, whose protein sequence is MTLTKNTPLRRLLAAQLAALIATSAWAQVAPATTEAVPAQPPAPTKKIPVETKKIDADSDTPSSEDETIILSPFEVVSENKGYFAANTMSGTRLNSKIEDLGQPITVMTKEQMSDFAMLDINDVFDYMAGTEGTNSYSQFTTDRTGAVVDNVSLSPNTANRVRGIGNANIAFGNIATTGRVPVDPLWMDALELSRGPNANIFGLGNAAGTVNQVPATANLTKNFTRTELRADSYEGWRASLDVNRVLIKNKLSVRASYAYQHTGFIRKPAEEDAKRLSFQIKAQPFKSTTISASYYGYKNTAVRPNYTTPRDYYTDWVEAGKPGWNPATGYVTLNGQQLGAGNLPSTGSNPYTAAPSYFTGGSESRSPFLIGAPGEPIYWLRPAYTAAGSLDPYANTSLPTTPTSNLPLRIGFLTTGPSDTYTATQQPLYNSVARPISDKSIYDWTKINLAGNSKAWDDVDTYLIQLDQFVLNTAKHTLAFQGAYMREDAKRLENQPMGPASVNSNVGQLQVDVNTHFLDGTPNPYFGRPYLRSSEPYLRDKPMLWDTYRAQGAYRIDFSQDRGWSKWLGTQQLLGYYEYKDQQNRTYNYRHTAVTLDNAWLQNYAALNAPLGLQSNGNARAQYLAVAVPPNIGALQVGTNYPRLNEQYYVGSTPGGGIEYAPNYFPEGARVPYIWGSPGAMNRDVTTIGWSPVFGGGLNNVNTRIKTMGGVLQSTFLGGKLVGTYGLREDEVFDRNAPLALLTPDLRGFDFGVSNQWTSDWRKAAGKTKTLSVVARPFRDIPFLKSQVSNGSGVGKFLSEVVTSFSPTYNKSDNFIAQGPAYDLFLKKLPNQTGTSKDIGFWITALDNKISIRYTYYDTKQLNLRDGDISTMAQRILRYEGFVSNDAWNLRKQATAWLNNVGTGGTASDTQIAAAINMPLAQYQGLQTIGANGTYAAVNDVQAKGHEVEINYNPTRHWTVSASVTKGESINTSAGAAVDDYIAARMATWTTLEDPRYRLVSTAPSGANTIATYSTTLTGGTFNVTYSDPTLVIPNGPNGNLLWWRILGTPFSSGATNGGYNGTNSAASNFAGNVNSPMSVFRALIGRPRPQVREYNAKFNTKLNLAAISDQKIIKNMAIGGSVRYASKGSIGFYGKGYTEGMNLRSPANQILELDTNRPIYSPAETYVDLFVSYNTKLFNDKVKARFQLNVKNVTEDGGGLQATQAFFDGQTATYRIIDPRQFILSANFEF